The Lucilia cuprina isolate Lc7/37 chromosome 5, ASM2204524v1, whole genome shotgun sequence genome includes a window with the following:
- the LOC124420048 gene encoding uncharacterized protein LOC124420048: protein MVRSHLRLLGRFKIAINEFCPDINELKQIFKPQFFDACIKALRKVANWDNSLMWFKTPAVAQHLTSLIKKCGYKQRTELIKIQDEDLKKDLDDFLLLWEEEIPTLINKKACEDQANQKRNKKTVLPSREDIKKLYLYLKNKIIEEIKVLEKKFSYQSWMELVKSTLIFIQIFNRRRAGEIERLTLSNYKNKDGITGNIEEDILTTISEESLDFAKQFVRISIRGKLGRTVSVLLNPLCVQAIEEIINHREAAGITSSNEYIFCKRSTSTLSKEYFRACPLLKQFSMECGARIPESLRGTTLRKHIATHTSLLNVEEASVDRLANFMGHHKDIHKNFYRMSVPVSEITCVSKLLMNAIGEENEEGDEVFENMVDEEGELETRTEFNSNSYIDSNKSEASDESSMSEEVPKKKKKRRSTSPFGTTKRSRWSQEERDAINSCFGCLRDLEKLPSLTECIHAIIKCPVLKNRTPAQIKTWIDNQRRYK from the exons ATGGTACGTTCGCACTTGCGATTATTAGGTCGCTTTAAAATAGCCATTAATGAGTTTTGCCCTGATATAAATGAACTAAAGCAAATTTTCAAGCCGCAATTCTTCGACGCTTGTATAAAAGCTTTGCGAAAAGTAGCTAATTGGGATAATAGCTTAATGTGGTTTAAAACTCCTGCGGTAGCACAGCACTTAACTTcactaataaaaaaatgtggATACAAGCAAAGGACAGAGTTAATAAAAATACAGGATGAagatttaaaaaaggatttggacgattttttacttttgtggGAGGAAGAAATACCCACCCTTATAAACAAAAAGGCATGTGAGGATCAGGCAAAccaaaaacgaaataaaaaaactgttttgcCCTCCAGAGAagatataaagaaattatatttatacttgaaaaataaaataattgaagaaattaaagttttggaaaaaaaattttcgtaCCAATCGTGGATGGAGCTAGTTAAATCTACTCTGATTTTTATTCAAATCTTCAATAGGAGAAGAGCGGGTGAAATCGAGCGATTGACACTctctaattataaaaataaagatggTATAACTGGAAATATAGAAGAAGATATTTTAACGACTATATCAGAAGAATCTCTAGATTTTGCTAAACAATTTGTTCGAATTTCCATCAGAGGGAAGTTGGGAAGAACGGTGAGTGTGTTGTTAAACCCGCTATGTGTTCAAGCCATTGAAGAGATAATAAATCATAGAGAGGCTGCAGGGATAACTTCTAGCAatgaatacattttttgtaaaaggagCACATCAACTTTATCCAAGGAATATTTTCGGGCTTGTccacttttaaaacaattttcaatggaATGTGGTGCAAGGATACCAGAAAGTTTAAGAGGTACCACATTACGAAAACATATAGCAACACATACATCCCTGCTAAATGTAGAAGAAGCTTCTGTAGACAGATTAGCCAATTTCATGGGACATCATAAAGATAtccacaaaaatttttatagaatgtcAGTTCCAGTATCGGAAATAACATGTGTTTCTAAGTTATTGATGAACGCCATTGGAGAAGAAAATGAAGAGGGTGATGAAGTGTTTGAAAATATGGTTGACGAGGAGGGGGAGCTTGAGACAAGAACTGAATTTAACTCAAATAGTTATATAGATTCTAATAAATCCGAAGCTTCAGACGAGAGTAGTATGTCAGAAGAAGTACctaagaagaagaagaaaagaagAAGTA CATCACCTTTTGGAACAACCAAACGTTCCCGATGGTCTCAAGAGGAAAGGGACGCAATTAACTCCTGTTTTGGATGTTTGAGAGATTTGGAAAAACTTCCTAGCCTTACAGAGTGTATTCATGCTATTATCAAATGTCCTGTCCTAAAAAATAGAACTCCTGCCCAAATTAAAACGTGGATCGATAATCAGAGGAGATACAAATAA